Proteins encoded by one window of Branchiostoma floridae strain S238N-H82 chromosome 6, Bfl_VNyyK, whole genome shotgun sequence:
- the LOC118416989 gene encoding katanin p80 WD40 repeat-containing subunit B1-like isoform X2 encodes MAATKRAWKLQEFVAHGSNVNCLALGYKSGRVMVTGGEDKKVNMWAVGKPNCIMSLSGHTSPVECVRFGNAEELVVAGSQSGSLKIWDLEAAKIVRTLTGHKSNIRSLDFHPYGEFVASGSMDTNIKLWDVRRKGCIFTYKGHTDAVNCIRFSPDGRWIASAGEDSSLKMWDLTAGKMIQEFKDHTGPVTGVEFHPNEFLLASGSADRTVKFWDLETFQLVSSTGAESGAIRCIFFHPDGKCLFGGSQDALRVFAWEPGRCLDAFSMGWGKVADISVASSQLIGASFSQTNVSVYIVDLNTVTCSPSQIKRAQMSGPGMVSQPVPAEPVKPPMSASGRRTFITERPPTSSTKKASEMKTEPEEEPTASNEPEDDSSNVAQIENPDDYREVFQGRTKIERTPPRKLEPFPAPPEDQSKAKPYKQPAKEPKAKQEPVKPATIVPADRNKPADLNLAEFLPKRPDSAVSADPRRPPAVQEQSEEEVLSSVHKGHESMCAVLGNRHRNLEIVRALWTSGDIKTSVDSAVGMKDLSVMVDLLNVLILKHSLWTLDLCTVLLPQIQELLSSKYESYCHTACNALKIVLRSFSSIIKTNVQAPPAGGGVDISREERYKKCKVCHGHLMSIRGLVEKKQSMSGKLGSTFRELQIMLNGLDD; translated from the exons AGCCTGTCCGGACACACCAGTCCTGTGGAGTGTGTGAGGTTTGGGAATGCTGAGGAACTGGTGGTGGCTGGCTCACAGTCTGGATCTCTCAAAATCTGGGACCTGGAGGCTGCAAAAA TCGTACGGACGCTGACGGGGCACAAGTCCAACATCAGGAGCCTGGATTTCCATCCATATGGAGAGTTTGTTGCTTCCGGGTCAATGGACACCAATATAAAG TTGTGGGACGTCAGAAGAAAAGGCTGCATCTTTACTTACAAG GGCCACACAGATGCTGTAAACTGTATCCGGTTTAGTCCAGATGGGAGGTGGATAGCTTCAGCTGGGGAGGACTCCTCTCTCAAG ATGTGGGACCTGACGGCAGGGAAGATGATCCAGGAGTTCAAAGATCACACAGGCCCTGTAACTGGGGTGGAGTTCCACCCTAACGAGTTCCTGCTGGCTTCAGGAAGTGCAGACAG GACTGTGAAGTTCTGGGACTTAGAGACATTCCAGTTAGTTTCTTCCACAGGAGCAGAGTCTGGAGCTATTAG GTGTATATTTTTCCATCCTGACGGGAAGTGTCTGTTCGGAGGGAGTCAGGACGCCCTGAGAGTGTTTGCGTGGGAGCCTGGCAGGTGTTTAGATGCCTTCTCCATGGGCTGGGGGAAGGTGGCCGACATTTCCGTCGCATCCTCACAATTG ATAGGAGCATCCTTCTCTCAAACCAATGTATCTGTGTATATTGTAGACCTAAAT ACTGTGACTTGCAGTCCCTCTCAAATAAAG AGAGCCCAGATGTCAGGTCCTGGGATGGTGAGTCAGCCTGTCCCTGCTGAGCCTGTCAAACCCCcaatgtcagcaag CGGCCGTCGCACGTTCATCACCGAACGTCCACCTACCTCCTCCACCAAGAAAGCCAG TGAGATGAAGACAGAACCAGAGGAAGAGCCGACCGCGTCCAACGAGCCCGAGGATGACAGCTCCAACGTGGCTCAGATCGAGAACCCAGACGACTATCGGGAGGTCTTTCAGGGCAGGACCAAGATAG AGCGAACCCCCCCAAGGAAACTTGAGCCCTTCCCGGCCCCACCGGAAG ATCAGTCTAAAGCAAAACCATACAAACAGCCAGCAAAGGAGCCGAAAGCAAAACAG GAACCCGTCAAACCTGCCACCATCGTCCCAGCGGATAGGAACAAACCAGCAGACCTCAATTTGGCTGAGTTCCTACCG AAGAGACCAGACTCAGCGGTGTCGGCTGACCCCAGACGACCCCCAGCGGTACAGGAACAGTCGGAGGAAGAGGTCCTGTCCAGCGTACACAAGGGGCACGAGTCCATGTGTGCCGTCCTGGGCAACAGGCACCGCAACCTGGAGATCGTCAGGGCGCTCTGGACCAGCGGAGACATCAAG ACTTCAGTAGACTCTGCTGTTGGAATGAAGGACCTGTCTGTTATGGTGGATCTTCTGAATGTACTCATCCTCAAACA CTCCTTGTGGACTCTAGATCTATGCACAGTTTTGCTGCCTCAAATCCAGGAGCTCTTGTCATCCAAATATGAGAG CTACTGCCACACAGCCTGTAATGCCTTGAAGATTGTCCTGCGCAGCTTCAGCTCTATCATCAAGACCAACGTTCAAGCTCCTCCAGCGGGGGGTGGGGTCGACATATCCAGGGAGGAAAG ATACAAGAAGTGTAAGGTGTGCCACGGCCACCTCATGTCCATCCGTGGGCTGGTGGAGAAGAAACAGTCCATGTCTGGGAAACTGGGCAGCACCTTCCGTGAGCTGCAGATCATGCTCAACGGTCTGGACGACTAA
- the LOC118416989 gene encoding katanin p80 WD40 repeat-containing subunit B1-like isoform X1: MAATKRAWKLQEFVAHGSNVNCLALGYKSGRVMVTGGEDKKVNMWAVGKPNCIMSLSGHTSPVECVRFGNAEELVVAGSQSGSLKIWDLEAAKIVRTLTGHKSNIRSLDFHPYGEFVASGSMDTNIKLWDVRRKGCIFTYKGHTDAVNCIRFSPDGRWIASAGEDSSLKMWDLTAGKMIQEFKDHTGPVTGVEFHPNEFLLASGSADRTVKFWDLETFQLVSSTGAESGAIRCIFFHPDGKCLFGGSQDALRVFAWEPGRCLDAFSMGWGKVADISVASSQLIGASFSQTNVSVYIVDLNTVTCSPSQIKRAQMSGPGMVSQPVPAEPVKPPMSASGRRTFITERPPTSSTKKASEMKTEPEEEPTASNEPEDDSSNVAQIENPDDYREVFQGRTKIERTPPRKLEPFPAPPEDSPTEDQSKAKPYKQPAKEPKAKQEPVKPATIVPADRNKPADLNLAEFLPKRPDSAVSADPRRPPAVQEQSEEEVLSSVHKGHESMCAVLGNRHRNLEIVRALWTSGDIKTSVDSAVGMKDLSVMVDLLNVLILKHSLWTLDLCTVLLPQIQELLSSKYESYCHTACNALKIVLRSFSSIIKTNVQAPPAGGGVDISREERYKKCKVCHGHLMSIRGLVEKKQSMSGKLGSTFRELQIMLNGLDD, encoded by the exons AGCCTGTCCGGACACACCAGTCCTGTGGAGTGTGTGAGGTTTGGGAATGCTGAGGAACTGGTGGTGGCTGGCTCACAGTCTGGATCTCTCAAAATCTGGGACCTGGAGGCTGCAAAAA TCGTACGGACGCTGACGGGGCACAAGTCCAACATCAGGAGCCTGGATTTCCATCCATATGGAGAGTTTGTTGCTTCCGGGTCAATGGACACCAATATAAAG TTGTGGGACGTCAGAAGAAAAGGCTGCATCTTTACTTACAAG GGCCACACAGATGCTGTAAACTGTATCCGGTTTAGTCCAGATGGGAGGTGGATAGCTTCAGCTGGGGAGGACTCCTCTCTCAAG ATGTGGGACCTGACGGCAGGGAAGATGATCCAGGAGTTCAAAGATCACACAGGCCCTGTAACTGGGGTGGAGTTCCACCCTAACGAGTTCCTGCTGGCTTCAGGAAGTGCAGACAG GACTGTGAAGTTCTGGGACTTAGAGACATTCCAGTTAGTTTCTTCCACAGGAGCAGAGTCTGGAGCTATTAG GTGTATATTTTTCCATCCTGACGGGAAGTGTCTGTTCGGAGGGAGTCAGGACGCCCTGAGAGTGTTTGCGTGGGAGCCTGGCAGGTGTTTAGATGCCTTCTCCATGGGCTGGGGGAAGGTGGCCGACATTTCCGTCGCATCCTCACAATTG ATAGGAGCATCCTTCTCTCAAACCAATGTATCTGTGTATATTGTAGACCTAAAT ACTGTGACTTGCAGTCCCTCTCAAATAAAG AGAGCCCAGATGTCAGGTCCTGGGATGGTGAGTCAGCCTGTCCCTGCTGAGCCTGTCAAACCCCcaatgtcagcaag CGGCCGTCGCACGTTCATCACCGAACGTCCACCTACCTCCTCCACCAAGAAAGCCAG TGAGATGAAGACAGAACCAGAGGAAGAGCCGACCGCGTCCAACGAGCCCGAGGATGACAGCTCCAACGTGGCTCAGATCGAGAACCCAGACGACTATCGGGAGGTCTTTCAGGGCAGGACCAAGATAG AGCGAACCCCCCCAAGGAAACTTGAGCCCTTCCCGGCCCCACCGGAAG ATTCCCCGACGGAAG ATCAGTCTAAAGCAAAACCATACAAACAGCCAGCAAAGGAGCCGAAAGCAAAACAG GAACCCGTCAAACCTGCCACCATCGTCCCAGCGGATAGGAACAAACCAGCAGACCTCAATTTGGCTGAGTTCCTACCG AAGAGACCAGACTCAGCGGTGTCGGCTGACCCCAGACGACCCCCAGCGGTACAGGAACAGTCGGAGGAAGAGGTCCTGTCCAGCGTACACAAGGGGCACGAGTCCATGTGTGCCGTCCTGGGCAACAGGCACCGCAACCTGGAGATCGTCAGGGCGCTCTGGACCAGCGGAGACATCAAG ACTTCAGTAGACTCTGCTGTTGGAATGAAGGACCTGTCTGTTATGGTGGATCTTCTGAATGTACTCATCCTCAAACA CTCCTTGTGGACTCTAGATCTATGCACAGTTTTGCTGCCTCAAATCCAGGAGCTCTTGTCATCCAAATATGAGAG CTACTGCCACACAGCCTGTAATGCCTTGAAGATTGTCCTGCGCAGCTTCAGCTCTATCATCAAGACCAACGTTCAAGCTCCTCCAGCGGGGGGTGGGGTCGACATATCCAGGGAGGAAAG ATACAAGAAGTGTAAGGTGTGCCACGGCCACCTCATGTCCATCCGTGGGCTGGTGGAGAAGAAACAGTCCATGTCTGGGAAACTGGGCAGCACCTTCCGTGAGCTGCAGATCATGCTCAACGGTCTGGACGACTAA
- the LOC118416989 gene encoding katanin p80 WD40 repeat-containing subunit B1-like isoform X3 — protein MAATKRAWKLQEFVAHGSNVNCLALGYKSGRVMVTGGEDKKVNMWAVGKPNCIMSLSGHTSPVECVRFGNAEELVVAGSQSGSLKIWDLEAAKIVRTLTGHKSNIRSLDFHPYGEFVASGSMDTNIKLWDVRRKGCIFTYKGHTDAVNCIRFSPDGRWIASAGEDSSLKMWDLTAGKMIQEFKDHTGPVTGVEFHPNEFLLASGSADRTVKFWDLETFQLVSSTGAESGAIRCIFFHPDGKCLFGGSQDALRVFAWEPGRCLDAFSMGWGKVADISVASSQLIGASFSQTNVSVYIVDLNRAQMSGPGMVSQPVPAEPVKPPMSASGRRTFITERPPTSSTKKASEMKTEPEEEPTASNEPEDDSSNVAQIENPDDYREVFQGRTKIERTPPRKLEPFPAPPEDSPTEDQSKAKPYKQPAKEPKAKQEPVKPATIVPADRNKPADLNLAEFLPKRPDSAVSADPRRPPAVQEQSEEEVLSSVHKGHESMCAVLGNRHRNLEIVRALWTSGDIKTSVDSAVGMKDLSVMVDLLNVLILKHSLWTLDLCTVLLPQIQELLSSKYESYCHTACNALKIVLRSFSSIIKTNVQAPPAGGGVDISREERYKKCKVCHGHLMSIRGLVEKKQSMSGKLGSTFRELQIMLNGLDD, from the exons AGCCTGTCCGGACACACCAGTCCTGTGGAGTGTGTGAGGTTTGGGAATGCTGAGGAACTGGTGGTGGCTGGCTCACAGTCTGGATCTCTCAAAATCTGGGACCTGGAGGCTGCAAAAA TCGTACGGACGCTGACGGGGCACAAGTCCAACATCAGGAGCCTGGATTTCCATCCATATGGAGAGTTTGTTGCTTCCGGGTCAATGGACACCAATATAAAG TTGTGGGACGTCAGAAGAAAAGGCTGCATCTTTACTTACAAG GGCCACACAGATGCTGTAAACTGTATCCGGTTTAGTCCAGATGGGAGGTGGATAGCTTCAGCTGGGGAGGACTCCTCTCTCAAG ATGTGGGACCTGACGGCAGGGAAGATGATCCAGGAGTTCAAAGATCACACAGGCCCTGTAACTGGGGTGGAGTTCCACCCTAACGAGTTCCTGCTGGCTTCAGGAAGTGCAGACAG GACTGTGAAGTTCTGGGACTTAGAGACATTCCAGTTAGTTTCTTCCACAGGAGCAGAGTCTGGAGCTATTAG GTGTATATTTTTCCATCCTGACGGGAAGTGTCTGTTCGGAGGGAGTCAGGACGCCCTGAGAGTGTTTGCGTGGGAGCCTGGCAGGTGTTTAGATGCCTTCTCCATGGGCTGGGGGAAGGTGGCCGACATTTCCGTCGCATCCTCACAATTG ATAGGAGCATCCTTCTCTCAAACCAATGTATCTGTGTATATTGTAGACCTAAAT AGAGCCCAGATGTCAGGTCCTGGGATGGTGAGTCAGCCTGTCCCTGCTGAGCCTGTCAAACCCCcaatgtcagcaag CGGCCGTCGCACGTTCATCACCGAACGTCCACCTACCTCCTCCACCAAGAAAGCCAG TGAGATGAAGACAGAACCAGAGGAAGAGCCGACCGCGTCCAACGAGCCCGAGGATGACAGCTCCAACGTGGCTCAGATCGAGAACCCAGACGACTATCGGGAGGTCTTTCAGGGCAGGACCAAGATAG AGCGAACCCCCCCAAGGAAACTTGAGCCCTTCCCGGCCCCACCGGAAG ATTCCCCGACGGAAG ATCAGTCTAAAGCAAAACCATACAAACAGCCAGCAAAGGAGCCGAAAGCAAAACAG GAACCCGTCAAACCTGCCACCATCGTCCCAGCGGATAGGAACAAACCAGCAGACCTCAATTTGGCTGAGTTCCTACCG AAGAGACCAGACTCAGCGGTGTCGGCTGACCCCAGACGACCCCCAGCGGTACAGGAACAGTCGGAGGAAGAGGTCCTGTCCAGCGTACACAAGGGGCACGAGTCCATGTGTGCCGTCCTGGGCAACAGGCACCGCAACCTGGAGATCGTCAGGGCGCTCTGGACCAGCGGAGACATCAAG ACTTCAGTAGACTCTGCTGTTGGAATGAAGGACCTGTCTGTTATGGTGGATCTTCTGAATGTACTCATCCTCAAACA CTCCTTGTGGACTCTAGATCTATGCACAGTTTTGCTGCCTCAAATCCAGGAGCTCTTGTCATCCAAATATGAGAG CTACTGCCACACAGCCTGTAATGCCTTGAAGATTGTCCTGCGCAGCTTCAGCTCTATCATCAAGACCAACGTTCAAGCTCCTCCAGCGGGGGGTGGGGTCGACATATCCAGGGAGGAAAG ATACAAGAAGTGTAAGGTGTGCCACGGCCACCTCATGTCCATCCGTGGGCTGGTGGAGAAGAAACAGTCCATGTCTGGGAAACTGGGCAGCACCTTCCGTGAGCTGCAGATCATGCTCAACGGTCTGGACGACTAA
- the LOC118416989 gene encoding katanin p80 WD40 repeat-containing subunit B1-like isoform X4, with product MAATKRAWKLQEFVAHGSNVNCLALGYKSGRVMVTGGEDKKVNMWAVGKPNCIMSLSGHTSPVECVRFGNAEELVVAGSQSGSLKIWDLEAAKIVRTLTGHKSNIRSLDFHPYGEFVASGSMDTNIKLWDVRRKGCIFTYKGHTDAVNCIRFSPDGRWIASAGEDSSLKMWDLTAGKMIQEFKDHTGPVTGVEFHPNEFLLASGSADRTVKFWDLETFQLVSSTGAESGAIRCIFFHPDGKCLFGGSQDALRVFAWEPGRCLDAFSMGWGKVADISVASSQLIGASFSQTNVSVYIVDLNTVTCSPSQIKRAQMSGPGMVSQPVPAEPVKPPMSASGRRTFITERPPTSSTKKASEMKTEPEEEPTASNEPEDDSSNVAQIENPDDYREVFQGRTKIDQSKAKPYKQPAKEPKAKQEPVKPATIVPADRNKPADLNLAEFLPKRPDSAVSADPRRPPAVQEQSEEEVLSSVHKGHESMCAVLGNRHRNLEIVRALWTSGDIKTSVDSAVGMKDLSVMVDLLNVLILKHSLWTLDLCTVLLPQIQELLSSKYESYCHTACNALKIVLRSFSSIIKTNVQAPPAGGGVDISREERYKKCKVCHGHLMSIRGLVEKKQSMSGKLGSTFRELQIMLNGLDD from the exons AGCCTGTCCGGACACACCAGTCCTGTGGAGTGTGTGAGGTTTGGGAATGCTGAGGAACTGGTGGTGGCTGGCTCACAGTCTGGATCTCTCAAAATCTGGGACCTGGAGGCTGCAAAAA TCGTACGGACGCTGACGGGGCACAAGTCCAACATCAGGAGCCTGGATTTCCATCCATATGGAGAGTTTGTTGCTTCCGGGTCAATGGACACCAATATAAAG TTGTGGGACGTCAGAAGAAAAGGCTGCATCTTTACTTACAAG GGCCACACAGATGCTGTAAACTGTATCCGGTTTAGTCCAGATGGGAGGTGGATAGCTTCAGCTGGGGAGGACTCCTCTCTCAAG ATGTGGGACCTGACGGCAGGGAAGATGATCCAGGAGTTCAAAGATCACACAGGCCCTGTAACTGGGGTGGAGTTCCACCCTAACGAGTTCCTGCTGGCTTCAGGAAGTGCAGACAG GACTGTGAAGTTCTGGGACTTAGAGACATTCCAGTTAGTTTCTTCCACAGGAGCAGAGTCTGGAGCTATTAG GTGTATATTTTTCCATCCTGACGGGAAGTGTCTGTTCGGAGGGAGTCAGGACGCCCTGAGAGTGTTTGCGTGGGAGCCTGGCAGGTGTTTAGATGCCTTCTCCATGGGCTGGGGGAAGGTGGCCGACATTTCCGTCGCATCCTCACAATTG ATAGGAGCATCCTTCTCTCAAACCAATGTATCTGTGTATATTGTAGACCTAAAT ACTGTGACTTGCAGTCCCTCTCAAATAAAG AGAGCCCAGATGTCAGGTCCTGGGATGGTGAGTCAGCCTGTCCCTGCTGAGCCTGTCAAACCCCcaatgtcagcaag CGGCCGTCGCACGTTCATCACCGAACGTCCACCTACCTCCTCCACCAAGAAAGCCAG TGAGATGAAGACAGAACCAGAGGAAGAGCCGACCGCGTCCAACGAGCCCGAGGATGACAGCTCCAACGTGGCTCAGATCGAGAACCCAGACGACTATCGGGAGGTCTTTCAGGGCAGGACCAAGATAG ATCAGTCTAAAGCAAAACCATACAAACAGCCAGCAAAGGAGCCGAAAGCAAAACAG GAACCCGTCAAACCTGCCACCATCGTCCCAGCGGATAGGAACAAACCAGCAGACCTCAATTTGGCTGAGTTCCTACCG AAGAGACCAGACTCAGCGGTGTCGGCTGACCCCAGACGACCCCCAGCGGTACAGGAACAGTCGGAGGAAGAGGTCCTGTCCAGCGTACACAAGGGGCACGAGTCCATGTGTGCCGTCCTGGGCAACAGGCACCGCAACCTGGAGATCGTCAGGGCGCTCTGGACCAGCGGAGACATCAAG ACTTCAGTAGACTCTGCTGTTGGAATGAAGGACCTGTCTGTTATGGTGGATCTTCTGAATGTACTCATCCTCAAACA CTCCTTGTGGACTCTAGATCTATGCACAGTTTTGCTGCCTCAAATCCAGGAGCTCTTGTCATCCAAATATGAGAG CTACTGCCACACAGCCTGTAATGCCTTGAAGATTGTCCTGCGCAGCTTCAGCTCTATCATCAAGACCAACGTTCAAGCTCCTCCAGCGGGGGGTGGGGTCGACATATCCAGGGAGGAAAG ATACAAGAAGTGTAAGGTGTGCCACGGCCACCTCATGTCCATCCGTGGGCTGGTGGAGAAGAAACAGTCCATGTCTGGGAAACTGGGCAGCACCTTCCGTGAGCTGCAGATCATGCTCAACGGTCTGGACGACTAA